The region GGATACGCGTGACCATTGCCAGGGCCAGACCGAAAATCCGGGTGCGCTGCTGCATATGCTTGGGCATACGGCTGACCAGGATCGAGATCATGATGATGTTGTCGATGCCGAGAACGATCTCAAGAGCCGTCAAGGTAAAAAAGGCAACCCAGATTTCTGGGCTGGTCAGCCATTCCATGTGTATTCCTTCGAGCGATTGATGCAGGGCGCCTGGGCAAAGGCGCCACTACGGTTGGATAAGTCTACGGTTTATAGGCTGCTGAACAGTGGGAATGTTCCCAGAAGCAGCGCGGCGAGCATTATGCACAGGCAAACCAGCACTGCCCACTTCAGGGTGAAGCGCTGATGATCGCCGAACTCGATCCCGGCCAGAGCCACCAACAGATAAGTAGAGGGTACCAGCGGACTGAGCAGGTGTACCGGTTGGCCGACGATCGACGCGCGAGCCATTTCCACAGGCGAGATGCCGTAGTGGCTGGCTGCTTCTGCCAGTACTGGCAGCACGCCGTAATAGAAGGCGTCGTTGGACATGAAGAACGTGAACGGCATACTGACAATTGCTGTAATTACCGCTAGGTAGGGGCCCAGCGCGTCTGGAATTACTGCCAGCAAGCTCTTGGACATGGCTTCGACCATGCCGGTACCGGAGAGAATGCCGGTGAAGATACCCGCGGCGAAGATCAACCCGACCACAGCCAGCACACTGCCGGAGTGTGCAGCGACCCGATCCTTCTGCATCTGCAGGCAAGGGTAGTTGGCGATCATGGCGATACTGAAGGCCACCATGAACAACACGGGAAGCGGCAAAAGACCCGCTACCAGCGTCACCATCAATGCCGCGGTCAGTGCGCCATTGAACCAGATCATTTTGGGTCGACGGGCGTCCGGGAACTGCGAAACACTGATCTCACTGTGATCGATTTCATCGCCTGGAAGGTGCAGTTCACCGAGGCGTGCACGCTCACGTTTACCGTACATATAAGCAATCGCCAGGATGGCGACCACGCCGAAGAGCATGGCCGGAATCATCGGCACGAAAATATCCGACGGGTCGACATGCAGGGCGCTGGCGGCGCGGGCGGTCGGCCCCCCCCAGGGGGTCATGTTCATCACCCCTCCGGCGAGGATGATCAAACCAGCCATAATTCGAGGACTCATGCCCAGGCGGCTGTACAGCGGCAGCATGGCGGCCACGCAGATCATGTAGGTG is a window of Pseudomonas sp. DG56-2 DNA encoding:
- a CDS encoding CitMHS family transporter: MLTFLGFAMVITFMYLIMTKRLSALIALILVPILFALFGGFSGDIGPMMLQGITKLAPTGVMLMFAILYFGLMIDSGLFDPAVRKILKMVKGDPLKVSVGTAVLALVVSLDGDGATTYMICVAAMLPLYSRLGMSPRIMAGLIILAGGVMNMTPWGGPTARAASALHVDPSDIFVPMIPAMLFGVVAILAIAYMYGKRERARLGELHLPGDEIDHSEISVSQFPDARRPKMIWFNGALTAALMVTLVAGLLPLPVLFMVAFSIAMIANYPCLQMQKDRVAAHSGSVLAVVGLIFAAGIFTGILSGTGMVEAMSKSLLAVIPDALGPYLAVITAIVSMPFTFFMSNDAFYYGVLPVLAEAASHYGISPVEMARASIVGQPVHLLSPLVPSTYLLVALAGIEFGDHQRFTLKWAVLVCLCIMLAALLLGTFPLFSSL